One window of the Bacteroidia bacterium genome contains the following:
- a CDS encoding ATP-grasp domain-containing protein, with protein sequence MNICILTVDNNNLSSSISKYEPVANPLPYLNEHNCEQHFISFDKSIEQLKTLLNKQFDVFLNLCDGANGENRPGLEIVRELEKAKVAFTGANSSCYEPSRLEMKNACIRAGINIPKGIIVNDISKMNYLLNELSFPMIVKHFNSYNSIGMTKDSVVNNKEELELQINKIVGLFGSAMVEEYISGYEFTALVVENPLFGNNPIVFNPMQIIFPKGESFKHFDLKWKSHISMKYTPVLNEKVSADIKKMSLNMFKTLQCTGYARCDIRMNAMGELYMLEINPNCSIYFPKEDPSSADEILFAEEKGHAIFTDLILKSAFNRRQLS encoded by the coding sequence ATGAATATATGTATCTTAACTGTAGATAATAATAATTTAAGCTCTTCGATTAGTAAATACGAGCCTGTTGCAAACCCTTTGCCTTATTTAAATGAGCATAATTGTGAACAGCATTTTATTTCTTTTGATAAAAGTATTGAACAGCTAAAAACACTTTTAAATAAACAATTTGATGTTTTTTTGAATTTATGTGATGGTGCAAATGGGGAAAATAGACCGGGTTTAGAAATTGTTCGCGAACTTGAGAAAGCGAAAGTTGCATTTACAGGTGCAAACTCTAGTTGTTACGAGCCTTCAAGATTAGAAATGAAAAATGCCTGCATAAGAGCAGGCATAAATATTCCTAAGGGTATTATTGTTAACGACATTAGCAAAATGAATTATTTACTAAATGAATTAAGTTTTCCAATGATTGTTAAACATTTTAATAGTTATAATAGTATTGGAATGACAAAAGATTCTGTGGTAAATAACAAAGAAGAATTAGAGTTACAAATAAATAAAATAGTTGGATTATTTGGTAGTGCTATGGTTGAAGAATATATTTCAGGATATGAATTTACTGCACTTGTTGTGGAAAATCCTTTATTTGGAAATAATCCAATTGTTTTTAATCCTATGCAAATAATTTTTCCAAAGGGTGAATCATTTAAGCATTTTGATTTGAAATGGAAAAGTCATATTTCAATGAAGTATACTCCTGTTTTAAATGAAAAAGTTTCTGCAGATATAAAAAAAATGTCTTTAAATATGTTTAAAACATTGCAGTGTACCGGATATGCACGTTGTGATATAAGAATGAATGCTATGGGAGAGTTGTATATGCTGGAGATTAATCCTAACTGTAGTATTTATTTCCCAAAGGAAGATCCTTCAAGTGCTGATGAAATATTATTTGCCGAAGAAAAAGGTCATGCTATATTTACCGACTTAATTTTAAAAAGTGCTTTCAACCGTCGTCAACTAAGTTGA
- the miaB gene encoding tRNA (N6-isopentenyl adenosine(37)-C2)-methylthiotransferase MiaB gives MKKFYIETYGCQMNVSDSEIVASILKSSDYIHTENAEEADVILVNTCSIRENAEQRVHGRLNVFRLLKKKSPHIVVGVLGCMAERLKEDLLENEKVVDIVVGPDSYRDLPKLLENAETGQKAVNVYLSQEETYADISPVRYDSNGVSAFVSIMRGCQNMCSYCIVPYVRGVERSRKPDTIINEVGDLIKKGYKEVTLIGQNVDSFNYSDESDVDTSFSNLLEIVAVTYPKIRIRFSTNHPKDLSDSVLEVMAKYDNICKSIHLPVQSGSTNTLTRMNRGYSRDWYLDRINSIKRIVLDCAISTDIMVGFCGETEEDHKETLSLMELICYDFAFMFKYSERPGTYASKNMKDDVPEEIKVRRLNDVIELQRKLSKDSKQIDVGKKYEVLIEGFSKKSKEELVGRNSQNKVIVFPSKTNQPGEFVMVEVIKCTSGTLIGKLI, from the coding sequence ATGAAAAAATTCTATATTGAAACTTATGGCTGTCAGATGAATGTTTCTGATAGTGAAATTGTAGCATCAATACTCAAAAGTTCTGATTATATTCACACTGAAAATGCAGAAGAAGCTGATGTAATTCTTGTAAATACTTGTAGTATCCGCGAAAATGCAGAACAAAGAGTACATGGCAGGTTGAATGTGTTCAGGCTTTTAAAGAAAAAATCGCCACATATTGTTGTGGGCGTTCTTGGTTGTATGGCTGAAAGGCTAAAAGAAGATCTTTTAGAAAATGAAAAAGTTGTTGATATAGTTGTAGGTCCTGATAGTTATCGCGATTTGCCAAAGCTGTTAGAAAACGCTGAAACAGGTCAGAAAGCTGTAAATGTATATCTTTCTCAGGAGGAAACTTATGCAGATATTTCGCCTGTAAGATATGATAGTAATGGTGTGTCGGCTTTTGTTTCGATTATGCGTGGGTGTCAGAATATGTGCTCGTATTGTATTGTGCCTTATGTTAGAGGTGTTGAACGAAGCAGAAAGCCTGATACGATTATTAATGAAGTTGGCGATTTGATAAAAAAAGGATATAAGGAAGTAACTTTAATTGGGCAGAATGTTGACTCTTTTAATTATTCTGATGAATCTGATGTTGACACATCATTTTCGAATTTACTTGAAATTGTTGCTGTAACTTACCCGAAAATTAGAATTCGGTTTAGCACTAACCATCCTAAAGATTTAAGTGATAGTGTTCTTGAAGTAATGGCAAAGTACGATAATATTTGTAAAAGTATTCATTTGCCTGTACAGTCTGGAAGTACAAATACATTAACAAGAATGAACAGAGGTTATAGCAGAGACTGGTACCTTGATAGAATTAATTCAATAAAAAGAATAGTTCTTGATTGTGCAATTTCAACTGATATAATGGTTGGATTTTGTGGAGAAACAGAAGAAGATCACAAAGAAACATTATCATTAATGGAATTGATTTGTTATGATTTTGCTTTTATGTTTAAATATTCTGAACGTCCAGGTACATATGCTTCAAAAAATATGAAAGATGATGTGCCTGAAGAAATTAAAGTGCGAAGGTTAAATGATGTAATTGAATTACAAAGAAAACTGAGTAAGGATTCAAAACAAATTGACGTTGGTAAAAAGTATGAAGTGTTAATTGAAGGATTTTCAAAAAAATCTAAAGAAGAATTGGTAGGCAGAAATTCACAGAACAAAGTAATTGTTTTTCCATCAAAAACTAATCAGCCTGGTGAATTTGTTATGGTAGAGGTGATTAAGTGCACTTCAGGAACATTAATTGGTAAACTGATTTAA
- a CDS encoding carboxymuconolactone decarboxylase family protein translates to MSKLVNDFREYRKRMNDKILASDNKVIKRIYSVDTLAYQEGVLSSKTKEMLGLVSSLVLRCDDCVKYHLEKCYELKVTTEELFEILSVANLVGGTIVIPHTRRAVEYWEELSC, encoded by the coding sequence ATGTCAAAACTTGTAAATGACTTTAGGGAATATCGTAAGCGTATGAACGATAAAATTCTTGCTTCGGATAATAAGGTGATAAAACGTATTTACAGTGTAGATACTCTTGCTTATCAGGAAGGTGTTTTATCTTCTAAAACAAAAGAAATGCTTGGTTTGGTAAGCTCTTTAGTTCTTAGATGTGATGATTGTGTAAAATATCATTTAGAAAAATGTTACGAATTAAAAGTTACTACTGAAGAACTTTTTGAAATATTGTCTGTTGCAAACCTGGTTGGTGGTACAATAGTTATTCCTCATACAAGAAGAGCAGTTGAATATTGGGAAGAATTAAGCTGTTAA
- a CDS encoding S8 family serine peptidase yields the protein MRTFKNLILILLCFFSSNFVLVAQTVDANAVDGRIYVKFKNDAPMNFSIKMGKVLVDNVNFLRGLKDEFQITSMRNTFWQTTDPSLHRIFMIEFANKTEVNELIKAIEQNPEIEYAEKAPYYRISFTPNDANYATVGNRWHLDKINATTAWDVTHGSATIKIAVIDNAINTTHPDLVNKVVSSIDLADGDANTAPPATSTIWSHGTHTSGLVGAQTNNSTGTASIGFDCSIIAIKAGKDADGGQGVSSMYEGITWAADNGADILSMSFGGPGFFATMQMIVDYAYNKGCVLVAAAGNNGAGDEDPNNVNYIGYPAACNHVISVGATNGNDKAASFSEFGTWIDVMAPGGYQNDGGLMDMILNNSVYSTTSPNTYGKMQGTSMACPIAAGLCGLMLSVDPTLTPDKVEQYLKATCTNIESLQDAAHQGMVGAGRINAFAAVTMVQDSISPVVANFTCSGNFINAGGFANFTDLSVGTITGWSWSFPGSNTLTSTVQNPQNIQYNTPGQYTVTLTVTDGTNSSTEIKTAFITVQQPANSAWIEQASGFAQLYRGAYNISIVSDSIAWSTAIDGTTGAAVKEYTRTTNAGTTWTPGTINVTGSFAPSNIVAMTDQKAWVGMYPTTGAGGKVYITTDGGTTWTGQGTTAMFSNSASFLNIAHFYNELEGYCMGDPVSNVFEIYTTSDGGLTWTAVPSANIPVALSGEMGWTGVYDAFGNVSWFGTNKGRIFKSTDKGLTWTVLTPGLTDVQKITFNNENNGIAQQIVYNTSTGAITTLTMKVTNDGGATWNTVTPGVGMGKSDICAVPNLPGKYYSVGTDGGASSAANYNSSYSLDYGTTWTVVDTAVQYISVEFMDDYTGWAGGFSQNATTSGIFKWDTNVSVPKNDNDVESTLLYPNPSNGNISINFGNLQGKISIVVYDIFGKEISSANTDINLGQILNFDFSNFAKGIYIAKINSKNEQAVHKFVIE from the coding sequence ATGAGAACATTTAAAAACTTAATTCTGATTTTATTGTGCTTCTTTTCAAGTAATTTTGTTTTAGTTGCACAAACTGTTGATGCAAATGCAGTTGATGGACGCATTTATGTCAAATTTAAAAACGATGCTCCCATGAATTTTTCAATTAAAATGGGAAAAGTATTAGTTGATAATGTTAATTTCTTAAGAGGCTTGAAAGATGAGTTTCAGATTACTTCAATGAGAAATACATTCTGGCAAACTACTGATCCAAGTCTTCATCGGATTTTTATGATTGAGTTTGCTAATAAAACAGAAGTAAATGAATTAATTAAAGCCATAGAGCAGAATCCTGAAATTGAGTATGCTGAGAAAGCACCTTATTATCGTATAAGTTTTACTCCGAATGATGCAAATTATGCTACAGTTGGTAACCGTTGGCATTTGGATAAAATAAATGCAACAACTGCTTGGGATGTAACACATGGAAGTGCAACAATAAAAATAGCTGTTATTGATAATGCTATAAATACTACTCATCCTGATTTAGTGAATAAAGTAGTATCGTCAATAGATTTAGCTGATGGTGATGCAAATACAGCTCCTCCTGCAACATCAACTATATGGTCACACGGAACACACACCTCGGGTTTGGTAGGTGCTCAAACAAATAACTCAACAGGTACAGCTTCAATCGGATTTGATTGTAGCATTATTGCAATTAAAGCAGGTAAGGATGCAGATGGTGGACAAGGTGTATCTTCCATGTATGAAGGAATCACATGGGCAGCAGATAACGGTGCAGATATTTTAAGTATGTCTTTTGGTGGTCCTGGTTTTTTTGCAACTATGCAAATGATTGTTGATTATGCATACAATAAAGGCTGTGTGCTTGTTGCAGCAGCAGGTAATAATGGAGCTGGTGATGAGGATCCTAACAATGTGAATTATATAGGATATCCAGCAGCTTGTAATCATGTTATTTCAGTAGGCGCAACAAATGGTAATGATAAAGCTGCTTCATTCTCTGAATTCGGTACATGGATAGATGTTATGGCTCCTGGTGGCTACCAGAATGATGGTGGACTTATGGATATGATATTAAATAACTCAGTTTATAGCACAACTTCTCCTAATACTTATGGTAAAATGCAGGGAACTTCAATGGCATGTCCTATTGCAGCCGGACTTTGTGGTTTAATGTTATCTGTTGATCCTACATTAACTCCTGATAAAGTAGAACAATATTTAAAAGCAACATGTACTAACATTGAATCACTTCAGGATGCAGCTCATCAGGGAATGGTTGGTGCCGGTAGAATAAATGCATTTGCAGCCGTAACAATGGTGCAGGATAGCATATCTCCTGTAGTTGCTAACTTTACTTGTAGTGGTAATTTTATTAATGCAGGTGGGTTTGCAAATTTTACAGATTTATCAGTTGGTACAATTACTGGATGGTCCTGGTCTTTCCCGGGATCTAATACATTAACATCAACAGTTCAGAACCCACAAAATATTCAATATAATACTCCCGGTCAATATACAGTAACACTAACAGTAACTGATGGTACAAATAGTAGCACTGAAATAAAAACTGCATTTATTACAGTTCAACAACCTGCAAATAGTGCATGGATAGAGCAAGCTAGTGGTTTTGCACAATTGTACAGAGGTGCATATAATATTAGTATAGTGAGTGATTCAATAGCCTGGTCTACTGCCATTGATGGTACAACTGGTGCTGCAGTTAAGGAATATACAAGAACAACAAATGCTGGCACAACATGGACTCCAGGAACTATTAATGTAACAGGATCTTTTGCTCCTTCAAATATTGTTGCAATGACTGATCAGAAAGCATGGGTTGGAATGTATCCAACAACAGGTGCTGGTGGTAAAGTGTATATTACAACAGATGGTGGAACAACATGGACAGGACAAGGAACAACTGCAATGTTTTCAAATTCGGCTAGCTTTTTAAATATTGCCCATTTTTATAACGAGTTGGAAGGATATTGCATGGGTGATCCAGTTAGCAATGTATTTGAAATTTATACAACAAGTGATGGAGGTCTTACATGGACAGCTGTTCCATCTGCAAATATTCCTGTTGCTTTATCTGGAGAAATGGGTTGGACTGGTGTTTACGATGCATTTGGAAATGTGTCATGGTTTGGAACTAATAAAGGAAGAATATTTAAATCAACTGACAAAGGTTTAACATGGACAGTTCTTACTCCGGGATTAACAGATGTTCAGAAAATTACTTTTAATAATGAGAATAATGGAATTGCACAGCAAATTGTTTATAATACAAGTACCGGTGCAATAACAACTCTTACAATGAAAGTTACAAATGATGGAGGTGCAACCTGGAATACAGTAACACCAGGTGTTGGAATGGGTAAAAGTGATATTTGTGCAGTACCTAATCTTCCTGGTAAATATTATTCTGTAGGAACTGATGGAGGAGCAAGTAGTGCAGCAAATTATAATAGCTCTTATAGTTTAGATTATGGCACAACATGGACAGTCGTAGATACAGCTGTTCAATATATTTCTGTAGAATTTATGGATGATTATACAGGCTGGGCAGGAGGATTTAGTCAGAATGCTACTACAAGTGGAATTTTTAAATGGGATACTAATGTTTCTGTTCCTAAAAATGATAATGATGTCGAATCAACATTATTATATCCAAATCCTTCAAATGGTAATATCTCAATTAATTTTGGAAACTTACAGGGAAAAATAAGTATTGTAGTATATGATATTTTTGGAAAGGAAATCAGTTCTGCAAATACTGATATTAACTTAGGTCAGATTTTAAATTTTGATTTTTCGAATTTTGCTAAAGGAATATATATAGCAAAGATTAATTCTAAGAATGAACAAGCTGTTCATAAGTTTGTAATTGAGTAA